From one Thermomicrobiales bacterium genomic stretch:
- a CDS encoding gamma carbonic anhydrase family protein: MLNPLRAYRDQTPRVAEDVFVADNAVITGDVEIGAGSSIWYGVVIRGDSAPIRIGVRSNVQDGSIVHADEGSPVSIGDDVTIGHRAIVHGTTIGDGSLVGMGAILLNGSVVEPGAVVGAGALVPEGATIEAGTVVMGVPARPRRTLSEADRERIVEGSQHYVALAREYKAAQDDTGSS; this comes from the coding sequence ATGCTCAACCCATTACGGGCATATCGCGACCAGACGCCGAGGGTTGCGGAGGATGTGTTCGTCGCGGATAACGCGGTGATCACCGGGGACGTCGAGATCGGCGCGGGGTCGAGTATCTGGTACGGCGTTGTGATCCGTGGGGATAGCGCGCCGATCAGAATCGGGGTGCGCTCGAATGTGCAGGACGGGTCGATCGTCCATGCCGACGAGGGGTCGCCGGTCAGCATCGGGGACGATGTCACGATCGGGCACCGGGCGATCGTGCACGGCACAACGATCGGTGACGGATCGCTGGTGGGCATGGGCGCGATCCTGCTGAACGGGTCGGTCGTCGAGCCGGGCGCGGTCGTCGGGGCAGGGGCGCTGGTCCCAGAGGGCGCCACGATCGAGGCAGGCACGGTTGTGATGGGCGTGCCGGCCCGGCCACGGCGCACACTCTCGGAGGCAGACCGCGAGAGGATCGTCGAAGGCTCACAACATTATGTCGCTCTGGCAAGGGAATACAAGGCCGCGCAGGACGACACGGGGAGCAGCTAG
- a CDS encoding acetyl-CoA C-acetyltransferase yields the protein MGRSVILGGARTPFGRLGGALSGMTAVELGALAGSAAIERAGVTGADIEHIIMGEVLQAGVGMNPARQVGFKIGLDRQVTADTINKVCGSGMRAVALADLLIRAGENKIVLAGGMESMSNAPYALRQARTGYRMGDGALEDLLIHDGLTCAVAGVHMGVHGSNVAAENECSREQQDAFALRSHQRAVAAIESGKMAEEIVAVELKDRKGNVTRVERDEAPRADTSAEALAKLRPAFDPKGSVTAGNAPGVNDGAAALVVTSEEEAAARGLKPLATIVATGVSAWDVPYLAYVPEMAARDALAKVGMTIEEMDVVEINEAFASVTLIASARLGIDANSDQVNPNGGAIALGHPVGASGARLILTMANELKRRGGGYGLAAICSGLAQGDAMIIHVEG from the coding sequence ATGGGACGCAGCGTCATTCTGGGCGGCGCGCGGACGCCGTTTGGCCGCCTCGGCGGCGCGCTTTCGGGTATGACCGCCGTTGAGCTGGGCGCGCTGGCCGGCTCGGCCGCGATCGAACGCGCCGGGGTGACCGGGGCGGATATCGAGCACATCATCATGGGCGAGGTGCTGCAGGCCGGCGTCGGGATGAACCCGGCCCGCCAGGTCGGCTTCAAGATCGGCCTCGATCGCCAGGTGACCGCCGACACGATCAACAAGGTTTGCGGAAGCGGCATGCGCGCCGTGGCGCTGGCCGATCTGCTGATCCGCGCGGGGGAGAACAAGATCGTCCTGGCCGGCGGGATGGAGAGCATGTCGAACGCGCCCTACGCCCTGCGGCAGGCGCGCACAGGCTACCGGATGGGCGACGGCGCGCTGGAGGACCTGCTGATCCACGACGGGCTGACCTGCGCGGTGGCCGGGGTCCACATGGGCGTCCACGGCTCGAACGTTGCAGCCGAGAACGAGTGCAGCCGCGAGCAGCAGGATGCGTTCGCGCTCCGCAGCCATCAGCGCGCTGTCGCCGCGATCGAGTCCGGCAAGATGGCCGAGGAGATCGTCGCAGTCGAGCTGAAGGACCGCAAGGGCAACGTCACCCGCGTCGAGCGCGATGAAGCGCCGCGCGCGGACACGTCGGCTGAGGCGCTGGCGAAGCTGCGGCCGGCCTTCGACCCGAAGGGGTCGGTAACGGCGGGCAATGCGCCGGGCGTCAACGACGGGGCGGCAGCGCTGGTGGTGACCAGCGAGGAGGAGGCCGCGGCTCGTGGGCTGAAGCCACTGGCGACGATCGTCGCGACCGGCGTCTCCGCCTGGGACGTGCCGTACCTCGCCTACGTCCCCGAGATGGCGGCGAGGGACGCGCTGGCCAAGGTCGGCATGACGATCGAGGAGATGGACGTCGTTGAGATCAACGAGGCGTTCGCGAGCGTTACGCTGATCGCCTCAGCGCGGTTGGGCATCGACGCGAACTCCGACCAGGTCAACCCGAACGGGGGCGCGATCGCCCTCGGCCATCCGGTCGGCGCATCCGGCGCGCGACTGATTCTGACGATGGCCAACGAGCTGAAGCGGCGCGGCGGCGGCTATGGGCTGGCGGCGATCTGCTCCGGGCTGGCCCAGGGCGACGCGATGATTATCCACGTCGAGGGATGA